In one Nitrososphaera viennensis EN76 genomic region, the following are encoded:
- a CDS encoding DUF2795 domain-containing protein, which translates to MVTTPEEGEKQRLFVLGQKQLPEIVEGKSTSQERNWALNVLTTSNAEDIRKELLPVQYETETRGKRSVGPATPAGEGKYSIVKHGNHTELAYVLELPQVPGPTQKEFEIKKEASYIISVKNPDIQVPGFKAFEERKPEYSSHIKEKFGDRRWINVEEPDLLNYENTQVLLIGARKRDVEEELGIDLNEEKETVNTAELFRELKMRKEQVPLKPLLKGEFPGREEMPAEEEAKQLSGKEAPGRKGGKAGGRAAASRAPSAAALSKALAGVDFPKRKDELKEYAQRHIMESGLDDPKAIVDMIGMLPDKEYHDMSDVEKSLFTEA; encoded by the coding sequence ATGGTCACCACGCCAGAGGAAGGAGAAAAGCAGAGGCTCTTTGTTCTGGGCCAGAAGCAACTGCCCGAAATCGTTGAAGGCAAGTCTACGTCGCAAGAAAGAAACTGGGCGCTCAACGTGCTTACCACCTCAAATGCTGAAGACATACGAAAAGAGCTGCTTCCGGTGCAGTACGAGACGGAAACAAGGGGCAAGAGGAGCGTGGGGCCTGCAACGCCTGCCGGCGAAGGCAAGTACTCCATAGTCAAGCACGGCAACCATACCGAGCTTGCGTATGTCCTGGAATTGCCTCAGGTGCCGGGTCCGACGCAGAAAGAGTTTGAAATAAAAAAAGAGGCAAGCTACATCATTTCAGTCAAGAATCCGGACATACAGGTGCCCGGCTTCAAGGCCTTTGAGGAAAGAAAGCCAGAGTATTCCTCGCACATAAAAGAAAAGTTCGGGGACAGGCGGTGGATAAACGTAGAAGAGCCGGACCTGCTGAATTACGAAAACACGCAGGTATTGCTTATTGGCGCAAGGAAAAGGGATGTCGAAGAGGAGCTGGGCATTGACCTCAACGAGGAAAAAGAGACGGTCAACACCGCCGAGCTGTTCAGGGAACTGAAGATGAGAAAAGAGCAAGTCCCATTAAAGCCGCTGCTAAAAGGAGAGTTTCCAGGCAGGGAGGAGATGCCCGCGGAAGAGGAAGCCAAGCAGTTGTCAGGTAAAGAAGCACCCGGAAGGAAAGGAGGAAAGGCAGGAGGGCGCGCGGCTGCATCAAGAGCGCCGTCTGCGGCAGCGTTATCAAAGGCTCTTGCCGGCGTGGATTTTCCAAAGAGAAAGGACGAGCTAAAAGAGTATGCGCAGAGGCATATTATGGAGTCCGGGCTTGATGACCCGAAAGCCATAGTGGACATGATAGGCATGTTGCCGGACAAGGAATACCACGACATGTCTGATGTAGAGAAATCGCTGTTT